The DNA sequence AAAATGGATAGTGTATTTTGCACTGTACTCAAAATGAATACCCTCCTTTTTGAAAACATCCAAGCTTATTTGAATCCATATAGAGATTTTCTAATTTAGATTTATGACCAACCATTTATAAAGGGTTGGTCATAATAATCTCAAAGCTCCATATCTTTTAATCCCGGACTATGCTCATTTGACATTTCAGGAAGTTCTGGTATAGGAAAACCTTTTGGTGGCTCCGTTACACTTAACATTCCTTTGTTTCTACTTGGTGATTCACCTTGGAAGATCTCTCCGATTCTTGTTTCATCTAACCTGAAATTAAATTGAGTATTATGAAACCCCATTTCTACATACTTTCTACATTCAGGATACTTATTGATATCGTAGTTTGGTAATGGGAAAAGTTTTCCCCATTCAACGCCTAAAGTTTCTAACGCTTTTGCAAATGCATTTTGATGTGCATTATCACGCACAATTAAAAAGGCAAGTGTTTCACGAAAAGTTTGATTTGAACTCATTTCATAAATCCTTGTCTTTTGAAGTACACCAGTTGATTCAAGAACTAGGTTATCCATTAAATCACTAATTAGATTTCCATGACTATATACCCACGATCCGTTCCATGGATTACCGGCTGCATCTACTGGTAATGAGCTTTGAGCACCAACAATAAAATGGTGAGGATTTGCATGTTT is a window from the Bacillus sp. DX3.1 genome containing:
- a CDS encoding manganese catalase family protein, yielding MYYYKEELINIIKPDQPDPAAAKVLQEILGGHFGEMRTMMQYFFQSSNFRGKAKEYRDLLRGVFLEEISHVELVQNTINQLLNGSGEPTPGNAGMDKAPLDEAVKHANPHHFIVGAQSSLPVDAAGNPWNGSWVYSHGNLISDLMDNLVLESTGVLQKTRIYEMSSNQTFRETLAFLIVRDNAHQNAFAKALETLGVEWGKLFPLPNYDINKYPECRKYVEMGFHNTQFNFRLDETRIGEIFQGESPSRNKGMLSVTEPPKGFPIPELPEMSNEHSPGLKDMEL